Proteins encoded by one window of Carassius auratus strain Wakin chromosome 24, ASM336829v1, whole genome shotgun sequence:
- the LOC113042512 gene encoding pancreatic alpha-amylase-like has protein sequence MEHDSWFPVGPNSSLVKIYTDVVINHTCASGVGERRHSTCGSYFNATREEFPSVRYSATDFNDDKCTNRRGNIENYQDIYQE, from the exons ATGGAACATGACAGCTGGTTTCCAGTTGGTCCAAACAGTTCACTG GTGAAGATCTACACAGACGTTGTCATCAATCACACATGTGCGTCGGGCGTAGGGGAGAGGAGGCACTCGACCTGCGGCTCGTACTTCAATGCCACCCGTGAGGAGTTCCCATCTGTGAGATACTCTGCCACTGACTTCAATGATGACAAATGCACCAACCGCCGTGGAAATATTGAGAATTACCAAGACATTTATCAGGAATAA